One Motilibacter peucedani DNA window includes the following coding sequences:
- a CDS encoding uracil-DNA glycosylase — MARAEFRQAQERDRYAPHVRPVNELVDRLRDRDGRGWMPHVAPWHGGVEARVLSVLRDPGRATQDGVGSGFLCIENDDPTAERQALAFAQAGIEPRDVTPWNAYPWFKESQTPPTGAELNAGVDPLLELLDLMPHVQVVLLQGKEAQSSWSRAVRRRPSLRDVARSGALTVIPTYHPARGALRHPDPEERERRQTHRDEAYRAAAEALL; from the coding sequence ATGGCGAGAGCTGAGTTCCGCCAAGCTCAAGAACGCGACCGCTACGCCCCGCACGTCCGCCCGGTCAACGAGCTCGTCGACCGGCTCCGCGACCGAGACGGCCGCGGGTGGATGCCGCATGTCGCCCCCTGGCACGGGGGAGTGGAGGCCCGCGTCCTGTCCGTGCTTCGCGATCCCGGACGAGCGACCCAGGACGGGGTTGGTTCTGGCTTCCTGTGCATCGAGAACGACGACCCGACCGCAGAACGGCAGGCCCTCGCCTTCGCCCAGGCTGGGATCGAACCGCGAGACGTCACGCCATGGAACGCCTACCCCTGGTTCAAGGAGTCTCAGACACCGCCGACCGGCGCCGAGCTCAACGCCGGCGTCGACCCGCTGCTCGAGCTGCTCGATCTCATGCCTCACGTACAGGTCGTGCTGTTGCAAGGGAAGGAGGCTCAATCCAGTTGGAGCCGCGCTGTGCGACGTCGCCCGAGCCTTCGAGACGTCGCCCGGTCCGGCGCGCTCACCGTCATCCCGACCTACCACCCCGCCCGTGGAGCACTGCGCCATCCGGACCCCGAGGAACGGGAGCGGCGGCAGACGCACCGAGACGAGGCGTACCGGGCCGCCGCAGAGGCGCTGCTGTAG
- a CDS encoding ArdC-like ssDNA-binding domain-containing protein — translation MAATKRRPVSAAEQAKREQAREEKLADLHDTLAAQVRSLSTGSDWKRWLDTAAKFPTYSFNNQLLIAAQKPDATAVAGYRAWQALGRQVTKGEKGLAILAPVVRRSRDGETGEQPTPADRDASAASTPSVDSSGSDAERRTGQIVGFRPTYVWDVSQTTGEPLPEPPRPQLLEGAAPDGLWDALASLAADRSFTVSRGDTTPANGYTDFAADEVVIRADVDDAQAVKTLAHELGHVLLHDPRHGAGSEHGEPGRAHGRPEQEVEAESVAYLVAAAHGLPTEDYTFAYVAGWAAGRDATDPEQVVRDTARRVLSAATTVLAVTQPEQAETLDSDLVEHVAASTTATVDLREWAEATRAALHEQPAAGPTSLSSGYGTDRAVLLTIHAHAEVFYMERMLHELQQPTSAVADHVHARGLPAEVLAGYGVGYAPATWTSLTDHLRQLGYSDEQLLDSGLGLRTNRGTVVDRFRNRVMFPVHDVATAGTPDAAGRVIAFIGRSLEPDAGKDGAAPKYLNSPQTALYRKSEHLYGLGAPAVSAALDQGAIPVITEGPWDALAVTAAGEGRHVGVAPGGTALTAEHVAQLDARLSLADRGVVTAFDEDAAGAAASLAAYPLLRAVDAWPTYAPGLPGADPSTLYAEYGSDVLQQSLEAAAARPLANRVTDAHLQGWDLGTAEGTVAATRALARELAAMPLERAAQQMARATTLHGLLPATVFEAYREAADERGGASPRGRAEPAAAGVTSPVALAAAAFPAAAGAGARAGQLDEPRIATTKRQPQGRSVRL, via the coding sequence ATGGCCGCCACCAAGCGGCGGCCGGTATCGGCCGCAGAGCAGGCCAAGAGGGAGCAGGCACGCGAGGAGAAGCTCGCGGACCTGCACGACACACTCGCCGCCCAGGTCCGGTCCCTCTCCACGGGCTCGGACTGGAAGCGCTGGCTCGATACCGCCGCCAAGTTTCCGACGTACTCGTTCAACAACCAGCTGCTCATCGCGGCGCAGAAGCCCGACGCAACCGCCGTCGCCGGCTACCGCGCCTGGCAGGCACTCGGACGCCAAGTCACCAAGGGCGAGAAGGGCCTAGCGATCTTGGCCCCCGTCGTCCGCCGCAGCCGTGACGGCGAGACAGGGGAGCAGCCGACCCCGGCGGATAGGGACGCTAGTGCGGCTAGCACCCCTAGCGTTGATAGCAGCGGCAGTGACGCCGAGCGGCGCACCGGCCAGATCGTCGGCTTCCGCCCGACCTACGTGTGGGACGTCTCCCAGACCACCGGCGAACCGCTGCCCGAGCCACCACGACCCCAGCTGCTCGAAGGCGCAGCGCCCGACGGCCTGTGGGACGCGCTCGCCTCCCTCGCCGCCGACCGGAGCTTCACCGTGAGCCGCGGGGACACGACGCCGGCGAACGGCTACACCGACTTCGCGGCCGACGAGGTCGTCATCCGCGCCGACGTCGATGACGCTCAGGCCGTCAAGACCCTCGCGCATGAGCTGGGCCACGTCCTGCTTCACGATCCCCGGCATGGCGCGGGCAGCGAGCACGGCGAGCCCGGCCGTGCGCATGGCCGCCCGGAGCAGGAGGTCGAGGCTGAGTCCGTCGCCTACCTCGTCGCCGCCGCTCACGGCCTGCCGACCGAGGACTACACCTTCGCCTACGTCGCTGGCTGGGCCGCCGGCCGCGACGCCACCGACCCTGAGCAGGTCGTCCGCGACACCGCCCGTCGGGTGCTGTCCGCCGCGACCACCGTGCTGGCCGTCACCCAGCCTGAGCAGGCCGAGACCCTCGACTCCGACCTCGTCGAGCACGTCGCCGCCAGCACCACCGCCACGGTCGACCTGCGCGAATGGGCCGAGGCCACCCGCGCGGCCCTGCACGAGCAGCCAGCGGCCGGCCCCACCTCACTGAGCTCCGGCTACGGCACCGACCGGGCGGTCCTGCTCACGATCCACGCGCACGCCGAGGTCTTCTACATGGAGCGGATGCTGCACGAGCTCCAGCAGCCAACCTCCGCCGTCGCGGACCACGTCCACGCCCGCGGGCTGCCCGCCGAGGTCCTCGCCGGCTACGGGGTCGGCTACGCGCCCGCCACCTGGACCAGCCTCACCGACCACCTGCGCCAGCTCGGCTACAGCGACGAACAGCTCCTCGACTCCGGCCTCGGCCTGCGCACCAACCGCGGCACCGTCGTCGACCGGTTCCGCAACCGGGTCATGTTCCCCGTGCACGACGTCGCCACGGCAGGGACACCGGACGCAGCAGGCCGGGTCATCGCCTTCATCGGCCGATCCCTCGAGCCCGACGCCGGCAAGGACGGCGCCGCCCCGAAGTACCTCAACTCCCCACAGACGGCGCTCTACCGCAAGAGCGAGCACCTCTACGGCCTCGGCGCCCCCGCCGTCTCTGCTGCGCTCGACCAGGGCGCCATCCCAGTCATCACCGAGGGGCCGTGGGACGCGCTCGCCGTCACCGCCGCCGGCGAAGGCCGGCACGTCGGCGTCGCGCCCGGTGGCACCGCGCTCACCGCCGAGCACGTCGCGCAGCTCGACGCCCGCCTCTCGCTCGCTGACAGGGGAGTGGTGACCGCCTTCGACGAGGACGCCGCCGGCGCGGCCGCATCGCTCGCCGCCTACCCCCTCCTCCGCGCTGTAGATGCGTGGCCGACCTACGCGCCCGGGCTACCCGGCGCGGACCCCTCCACCCTGTATGCGGAGTACGGGTCCGACGTCCTGCAGCAGTCCCTCGAAGCGGCCGCGGCGCGCCCCCTCGCCAATCGGGTCACCGACGCGCACCTGCAGGGATGGGACCTGGGCACCGCCGAGGGGACCGTCGCCGCCACCCGTGCCCTGGCCCGCGAGCTGGCAGCGATGCCGCTCGAGCGCGCGGCGCAGCAGATGGCCCGCGCCACCACGCTGCATGGGCTGCTGCCGGCCACGGTGTTCGAGGCGTACCGCGAGGCTGCTGACGAGCGCGGGGGAGCGTCCCCTCGGGGGCGAGCCGAGCCCGCGGCAGCGGGCGTGACGTCACCGGTGGCTCTCGCCGCGGCAGCCTTTCCCGCCGCGGCTGGTGCCGGCGCTCGGGCCGGTCAGCTGGACGAGCCCCGGATCGCGACGACGAAGCGCCAGCCGCAGGGGCGGTCGGTGCGGCTGTAG